Proteins co-encoded in one Kribbella qitaiheensis genomic window:
- a CDS encoding M20 metallopeptidase family protein gives MSATLEIAQRYADEIITLRRALHEVPEYDLELPKTQALILEALEGLDLEITLGKELSSVTAVLRGGGGPGPVVLLRGDMDALPVTERVDVPYASKHPGMMHACGHDLHVAGLVGAVKVLHELRDQLAGDVVFMFQPGEETTGGAPIMIREGLLEAAGRRVDAAYCLHVQSAGDPLGMWNSKAGSFMAAADQLSVRVVGAGTHGSKPYRGKDPIPVACEMVLALQTMVTRQFDIFDPIVLTVGRIAGGTKENIIPDDAFFEATVRSFSPETGAKVKVASERLVEGIAAAHGLTAEVDYRVGYPVTVNNDAEYEFARQTITDLFGADRFRERPQPSCGAEDMSFVLNEVPGAYVNLSACATPDWDKAADNHSPLATFDDSILPNAAALLSELALRRLARG, from the coding sequence ATGAGCGCGACGCTGGAGATCGCGCAGCGCTACGCCGACGAGATCATCACTTTACGGAGAGCGCTCCACGAGGTCCCCGAATACGATCTCGAGCTGCCGAAGACGCAGGCGCTGATCCTGGAGGCTTTGGAAGGCCTCGACCTCGAGATCACGCTCGGCAAGGAGCTGTCCTCGGTCACCGCCGTACTGCGGGGCGGTGGCGGGCCCGGACCGGTCGTGTTGCTGCGCGGTGACATGGACGCGTTGCCGGTGACCGAGCGGGTCGACGTTCCTTACGCGTCGAAGCATCCCGGGATGATGCATGCCTGCGGCCACGATCTGCACGTCGCGGGGCTGGTCGGCGCGGTGAAGGTGCTGCACGAGTTGCGGGATCAGCTGGCCGGCGATGTGGTGTTCATGTTCCAGCCCGGCGAGGAGACGACGGGCGGCGCGCCGATCATGATCCGCGAGGGTCTACTGGAGGCGGCGGGACGGCGGGTCGACGCAGCGTACTGCCTGCATGTGCAGTCCGCCGGCGATCCGCTCGGCATGTGGAACAGCAAGGCCGGATCGTTCATGGCGGCCGCCGACCAGCTGAGCGTTCGCGTCGTCGGCGCGGGCACCCACGGCTCCAAGCCGTACCGTGGCAAGGACCCGATCCCGGTCGCCTGCGAGATGGTGCTGGCGCTGCAGACGATGGTGACCCGCCAGTTCGACATCTTCGATCCGATTGTCCTCACGGTCGGCCGGATCGCCGGCGGCACCAAGGAGAACATCATCCCGGACGACGCGTTCTTCGAGGCGACCGTGCGCAGCTTCTCCCCGGAGACCGGCGCCAAGGTGAAGGTCGCGTCCGAACGGCTCGTCGAAGGCATCGCCGCCGCGCACGGCCTCACCGCGGAGGTGGACTACCGCGTCGGCTACCCGGTCACCGTGAACAACGACGCCGAGTACGAATTCGCGCGCCAGACGATAACCGACCTCTTCGGCGCAGACCGCTTTCGTGAGCGCCCCCAGCCCAGCTGCGGCGCCGAAGACATGTCCTTCGTCCTCAACGAGGTCCCCGGCGCCTACGTAAACCTCAGCGCCTGCGCCACCCCCGACTGGGACAAAGCCGCCGACAACCACTCCCCCTTGGCCACCTTCGACGACTCAATCCTCCCCAACGCCGCAGCCCTCCTCTCCGAGCTGGCCCTCCGCCGCCTGGCACGCGGCTAA
- a CDS encoding ABC transporter ATP-binding protein yields MLLRLLRTHLRPYAGNLSMVVVLQLIGTIASLYLPSLNADIIDNGVATGDTGYIVGTGGWMLGVSLVQILCTVTAVYFGAKTAALFGRDVRAAVFHRVGEFSAREVNQFGAPTLISRSTNDVTQVQMLVVTTCTMLVAAPITMVGGIFMAVREDAGLSWLVAVAVPLLAASIGLIASRMVPQFRKMQVNIDSVNRVLREQITGIRVVRAFVREPHEVERFGEANTNVTNTAIRAGRLMALVFPVVMLILNMSTVAVLWFGASRVESGAMQVGELTAFISYLIQILFSVMMATFVMIMVPRASVCADRISEVLGTESSVRPPVTPIKNFIGHGELVFENAEFQYPGAAEPVLRDISFTASPGRTTAIIGSTGAGKTTLLSLVPRLFDTTGGRVLVDGIDVCEIEPEALWERIGLVPQRPYLFSGTVASNLRYGNPAATDDELWEALEIAQGKNFVEAMPQGLDSPISQGGTNVSGGQRQRLAIARALVRKPEIYLFDDSFSALDLSTDARLRAALAPVTADACVVIVAQRVSTIIDADQIVVLEDGAVVGKGNHAELLQTCPTYVEIVESQRSAEEAA; encoded by the coding sequence ATGCTGCTTCGCCTGTTGCGTACGCACCTGCGTCCGTACGCCGGCAATCTGTCCATGGTGGTCGTCCTGCAGTTGATCGGGACGATCGCCTCCCTCTACTTGCCCAGCCTGAACGCCGACATCATCGACAACGGTGTGGCCACGGGCGATACCGGCTACATCGTCGGCACCGGCGGCTGGATGCTCGGTGTCAGCCTGGTGCAGATCCTCTGCACGGTCACCGCCGTGTACTTCGGCGCCAAGACGGCCGCGTTGTTCGGGCGCGACGTGCGCGCCGCGGTCTTCCACCGGGTCGGCGAGTTCTCCGCGCGTGAGGTCAACCAGTTCGGTGCGCCGACGCTGATCTCACGCAGTACGAACGATGTCACCCAGGTGCAGATGCTGGTGGTGACCACCTGCACGATGCTGGTGGCCGCCCCGATCACGATGGTCGGCGGCATCTTCATGGCGGTTCGCGAGGACGCCGGCCTGTCCTGGCTGGTGGCCGTGGCCGTACCGTTGCTGGCGGCATCGATCGGTCTGATCGCCAGCCGGATGGTGCCGCAGTTCCGCAAGATGCAGGTGAACATCGACTCGGTCAACCGGGTCCTGCGCGAGCAGATCACCGGCATCCGCGTGGTTCGGGCGTTCGTCCGCGAGCCACACGAGGTGGAGCGGTTCGGCGAGGCCAACACCAACGTCACCAACACCGCTATCCGGGCCGGCCGGCTGATGGCGCTGGTGTTCCCGGTCGTGATGCTGATCCTGAACATGTCCACCGTGGCCGTGCTCTGGTTCGGCGCCTCCCGGGTGGAGAGCGGCGCGATGCAGGTCGGCGAACTGACCGCCTTCATCAGCTACCTGATCCAGATCCTGTTCTCGGTGATGATGGCGACCTTCGTGATGATCATGGTGCCGCGTGCCTCGGTCTGCGCCGACCGGATCAGCGAAGTACTGGGCACCGAGTCGTCGGTCCGCCCGCCGGTCACGCCGATCAAGAACTTCATCGGGCACGGCGAGCTGGTCTTCGAGAACGCGGAGTTCCAGTACCCCGGGGCAGCCGAGCCCGTACTGCGTGACATCAGCTTCACCGCGTCGCCAGGCCGGACCACGGCCATCATCGGCAGCACCGGCGCCGGTAAGACGACCCTGCTGTCGCTGGTGCCGCGCCTGTTCGACACGACCGGCGGCCGGGTCCTGGTCGACGGGATCGATGTCTGCGAGATCGAGCCGGAGGCGCTCTGGGAGCGGATCGGCCTGGTGCCGCAACGGCCGTACCTGTTCTCCGGGACAGTGGCCAGCAACCTGCGCTACGGCAACCCGGCGGCGACCGACGACGAACTGTGGGAAGCGCTGGAGATTGCCCAGGGCAAGAACTTCGTCGAGGCGATGCCGCAGGGGCTGGACTCGCCGATCTCGCAGGGCGGGACCAACGTGTCCGGTGGTCAGCGGCAGCGGCTCGCGATCGCCCGGGCGCTGGTCCGGAAGCCGGAGATCTACCTGTTCGACGACTCGTTCTCCGCGCTTGACCTGTCGACCGACGCTCGGTTGCGAGCCGCACTGGCTCCGGTCACCGCCGACGCGTGTGTGGTGATCGTGGCGCAGCGAGTGTCGACCATCATCGACGCCGACCAGATCGTCGTACTGGAAGACGGCGCTGTCGTTGGCAAGGGCAACCATGCCGAACTACTCCAGACCTGTCCTACGTACGTCGAGATCGTTGAGTCCCAGCGGTCCGCGGAGGAAGCAGCATGA
- a CDS encoding TetR/AcrR family transcriptional regulator — MNQEYSGSGDPEKSLYLLWGLQSRPTRGPKPALTVEQIVAAAVRIADAEGLAAMSIRRVADELGVGAMTLYRYVPGKGELLDVMLDTVYGELPRRSVKGDWRPKLDEVARENRQLYLNHPWLLQVAVSRPPLGPNVMAKYEYELTAIEGIGLSDVEMDAAVALINGYVHGAVRSAVEARQVILRSGITDKEWWLAHEPLLDKIGDTKKFPLASRVGTTVGQEFDAPYDFEHGFEFGLARVLDGIATLLGNR; from the coding sequence ATGAATCAGGAGTACAGCGGTTCCGGCGACCCGGAGAAGAGCCTGTACCTGCTCTGGGGACTGCAGTCGAGGCCGACCCGGGGCCCGAAGCCGGCGCTCACCGTCGAGCAGATCGTCGCCGCCGCGGTCCGGATCGCCGATGCTGAAGGACTGGCTGCAATGTCGATCCGCCGGGTCGCCGACGAGCTCGGCGTCGGCGCGATGACGCTGTACCGCTATGTCCCCGGCAAAGGGGAACTCCTCGACGTCATGCTCGACACCGTGTACGGCGAGCTGCCGCGCCGGAGCGTGAAGGGGGATTGGCGGCCCAAGCTCGACGAGGTCGCCCGGGAGAATCGCCAGCTCTACCTCAATCACCCCTGGCTGCTCCAGGTAGCGGTGAGCCGGCCGCCGCTCGGCCCGAACGTCATGGCGAAGTACGAGTACGAGCTGACCGCGATCGAGGGGATCGGGCTCAGCGACGTCGAGATGGATGCAGCGGTCGCCCTGATCAACGGTTACGTACACGGCGCGGTACGAAGTGCCGTCGAAGCGCGCCAGGTGATCCTCCGGTCTGGTATCACGGACAAGGAATGGTGGCTTGCACACGAACCGCTGCTCGACAAGATCGGCGATACCAAGAAGTTCCCGCTCGCGTCGAGGGTGGGGACGACGGTCGGCCAGGAGTTCGACGCGCCCTATGACTTCGAGCACGGCTTCGAGTTCGGGCTGGCCCGGGTCCTGGACGGGATCGCGACATTGCTGGGGAATCGGTAA
- a CDS encoding TetR family transcriptional regulator: protein MSAPGRSPRRAGVAEGTIFRAFGSKDALIDAAIRTAFEVDSLIDGLAAIDRSLPLEERMVAAVDVAQSRLRSVFKLLLAMRMHRPPDWKSDPEEEARRKLDGERADEAFIDVFRQDADQLRYSPAEVCHRLRLITFSATHPLISDGRTMTAQEIVDFALDGVRIHLPGGN, encoded by the coding sequence ATGTCAGCACCCGGCAGATCGCCGAGGCGGGCCGGTGTCGCCGAGGGCACGATCTTCCGGGCGTTCGGCAGCAAGGACGCCCTGATCGACGCCGCGATCAGGACCGCGTTCGAGGTCGACTCGCTGATCGACGGGCTGGCGGCGATCGACCGGTCGCTGCCGCTGGAGGAGCGGATGGTCGCTGCCGTCGACGTCGCGCAGAGCAGGTTGCGGAGCGTCTTCAAGCTCCTCCTGGCGATGCGGATGCACCGCCCGCCGGACTGGAAGTCCGACCCGGAGGAGGAGGCCCGCCGCAAGCTGGACGGCGAACGCGCGGACGAGGCCTTCATCGACGTGTTCCGCCAGGACGCCGACCAGCTGCGCTATTCGCCCGCCGAGGTCTGCCACCGGCTCCGGCTGATCACCTTCTCCGCCACTCACCCATTGATTTCGGACGGTCGGACCATGACCGCCCAGGAGATCGTCGACTTCGCACTCGACGGTGTCCGAATCCATCTCCCCGGGGGCAACTGA
- a CDS encoding ABC transporter ATP-binding protein produces MTDQKVEEPAAEDQPAETIKSTERPTTGRAFGPPGGIPGDKSMNFGPSAKRLLKRLRPHRLQVGGVVLLAVGSVSLAVLGPKILGRATDIIFAGAIGKRFPKGVTKEQVIEQTRAAGNGRLADLLGGIDLIPGVGVDFDALRNVLMLVLALYVGSFFLSWMQGYILNGVVQRTVFELRSEVEEKLNRLPLSYFDGAPRGELLSRVTNDIDNISTSLQQTLSQLLTSLLTVIGVITLMFVVSPLLALIALVTIPISMVLTAAIAKRSQSRFVAQWRHTGALNGQIEEAFTGHELVKVFGRQKEIEASFAQKNEELYQASFGAQFISGLIMPSMMFIGNLNYVVIAVVGGLRVASGTMSLGDVQAFIQYSRQFTQPLTQVASMANLLQSGVASSERVFEVLDATEQVPDDAAPQKMTAARGRVEFEHVSFSYNPDKPLITDLSLIAEPAQTVAIVGPTGAGKTTLVNLIMRFYELNGGRITLDGIDITELTRHDLRSRIGMVLQETWLFGGTIRDNILYGNLKATEEDMLAAAKATYVDRFVHSLPAGYDTVIDEEGSNVSAGEKQLLTIARAFLADPQLLILDEATSSVDTRTEVLVQRAMAALRSDRTSFVIAHRLSTIRDADLILVMEDGSIVEQGNHQELLAVDGAYARLYNAQFSAAVADIDEEAAAIPTPAAPGPARR; encoded by the coding sequence ATGACCGACCAGAAGGTAGAAGAACCGGCGGCCGAGGACCAGCCCGCCGAGACGATCAAGTCCACCGAGCGACCGACCACCGGCCGCGCGTTCGGGCCGCCCGGCGGCATCCCGGGGGACAAGTCGATGAACTTCGGTCCGTCGGCGAAGCGGCTGCTCAAGCGGTTGCGGCCGCACCGGCTGCAGGTCGGCGGCGTCGTACTGCTGGCGGTCGGCAGCGTCTCGCTGGCGGTGCTGGGCCCGAAGATCCTCGGCCGGGCCACCGACATCATCTTCGCCGGCGCGATCGGCAAGAGGTTCCCGAAGGGCGTCACCAAGGAGCAGGTGATCGAGCAGACTCGCGCAGCCGGGAACGGCCGGCTGGCCGACCTGCTCGGCGGGATCGACCTGATCCCGGGCGTCGGCGTCGACTTCGATGCTCTGCGCAACGTGTTGATGCTGGTACTGGCGCTGTACGTCGGGTCGTTCTTCCTGTCCTGGATGCAGGGCTACATCCTGAACGGTGTCGTCCAGCGGACCGTGTTCGAGCTGCGGTCCGAGGTCGAGGAGAAGCTGAACCGGTTGCCCCTGAGCTACTTCGACGGCGCGCCACGCGGTGAATTGCTGAGCCGGGTCACCAATGACATCGACAACATCTCGACCAGCCTGCAGCAGACGCTGAGTCAGCTGCTCACGTCGCTGCTGACGGTGATCGGAGTGATCACGCTGATGTTCGTGGTCTCGCCGCTGCTGGCGCTGATCGCGCTGGTGACGATCCCGATCTCGATGGTGCTCACCGCGGCGATCGCGAAACGCTCACAGTCGCGGTTCGTGGCGCAGTGGCGGCATACCGGCGCGCTGAACGGCCAGATCGAGGAAGCCTTCACCGGCCACGAGCTGGTCAAGGTGTTCGGCCGGCAGAAGGAGATCGAGGCGAGCTTCGCACAGAAGAACGAGGAGCTGTACCAGGCTTCGTTCGGCGCGCAGTTCATCTCCGGGCTGATCATGCCGTCGATGATGTTCATCGGGAACCTGAACTACGTCGTGATCGCGGTGGTAGGCGGACTGCGGGTGGCGTCGGGCACGATGTCGCTGGGTGATGTACAGGCCTTCATCCAGTACTCGCGGCAGTTCACGCAGCCGCTGACACAGGTCGCTTCGATGGCGAACCTGCTGCAGTCCGGCGTGGCCTCGTCGGAGCGGGTGTTCGAAGTACTGGATGCCACCGAGCAGGTGCCGGACGATGCCGCGCCGCAGAAGATGACGGCTGCGCGTGGCCGGGTCGAGTTCGAGCACGTGTCGTTCTCGTACAACCCGGACAAGCCGCTGATCACCGACCTGAGCCTGATCGCCGAGCCCGCCCAGACCGTCGCGATCGTCGGTCCGACCGGGGCAGGCAAGACGACGCTGGTCAACCTGATCATGCGGTTCTACGAGCTCAACGGCGGCCGGATCACCCTCGACGGGATCGACATCACCGAGCTGACCCGGCACGACCTGCGATCCCGGATCGGGATGGTGCTGCAGGAGACCTGGCTGTTCGGCGGAACGATCCGGGACAACATCCTGTACGGCAACCTGAAGGCCACCGAGGAAGACATGCTCGCGGCCGCCAAGGCGACGTACGTGGATCGTTTCGTGCACAGCCTGCCGGCCGGGTACGACACGGTGATCGACGAGGAGGGCAGCAACGTCAGCGCGGGTGAGAAGCAGTTGCTCACCATCGCCCGTGCCTTCCTGGCCGACCCGCAACTGCTGATCCTGGACGAAGCGACCAGCTCGGTCGACACCCGGACCGAGGTGCTCGTCCAGCGAGCGATGGCCGCTCTCCGCTCCGACCGGACCAGCTTCGTGATCGCCCACCGCCTCTCCACGATCCGCGACGCCGACCTGATCCTGGTCATGGAAGACGGTTCGATCGTTGAACAAGGCAACCACCAGGAACTACTCGCAGTCGACGGCGCCTACGCCCGCCTCTACAACGCGCAGTTCAGCGCCGCAGTAGCCGACATAGACGAAGAAGCCGCCGCAATCCCAACCCCAGCAGCACCCGGCCCAGCCCGCCGCTAA
- a CDS encoding ABC transporter ATP-binding protein, whose product MTAWNQMYHAMHKQDEKRPFSRATLRRILAFAQPHRRKLTAFLVLSVGGAALAVATPVLAGDVVDAIVGHKDFSTVLRLAILIAVIAVGEASLGLVTRWLSASIGEGLILDLRTAVFDHVQRMPIAFFTRTRTGALVSRLNNDVIGAQRAFSGTLSGVVSNLVMLVLTLVVMLRVSWQITLLALVILPIFVIPARRIGNRLAALGLEAANYNATMSTQMTERFSAPGATLVKLFGRPERESTEFADRARRVRDIGVRTAMVQWVFVTSLTLVSALALAVVYGLGGFYALRNQLDAGAVVSMALLLTRLYSPLTALASARLEVMTALVSFERVFEVLDLEPLIKDKPDAGTVPQGPVAVEFSNVSFAYPSADKVSLASLEEVAKLDTRGGVEVLHDVSFRAEPGQMIALVGSSGAGKSTIAQLIPRLYDVDSGAVRLAGVDVRDVTATSLKETLGMVTQDGHLFHDSIRENLLLARPEASEEELWDALTRARLGDLIRSLPDELETVVGERGYRLSGGERQRLTIARLLLAQPRVVILDEATAALDSTSEAAVQAALAEALAGRTAVVIAHRLSTIRAADQILVIEDGRIVERGTHSELLADEGRYEELYRTQFDQPDAEVSVATR is encoded by the coding sequence ATGACCGCGTGGAACCAGATGTACCACGCGATGCACAAGCAGGATGAGAAGCGCCCGTTCTCGCGGGCGACGCTGCGAAGGATCCTTGCCTTCGCCCAACCGCACCGGCGGAAGCTGACCGCGTTCCTCGTGCTCAGCGTCGGCGGCGCGGCGCTCGCGGTCGCCACCCCGGTGCTGGCCGGCGATGTCGTCGACGCGATCGTCGGGCACAAAGACTTCAGCACCGTACTGCGGCTCGCGATCCTGATCGCCGTGATCGCCGTGGGCGAGGCCAGCCTCGGGCTCGTCACCCGATGGTTGTCCGCGAGCATCGGCGAGGGACTGATCCTGGATCTGCGGACGGCCGTGTTCGACCACGTCCAGCGGATGCCGATAGCCTTCTTCACCCGGACCCGGACGGGCGCGCTGGTGTCGCGGTTGAACAACGACGTCATCGGCGCTCAGCGAGCGTTCAGCGGCACGCTCTCCGGCGTGGTCAGCAACTTGGTGATGCTGGTGCTGACGCTGGTCGTGATGCTGCGGGTGTCCTGGCAGATCACCTTGCTCGCGCTGGTGATCCTGCCGATCTTCGTGATCCCGGCCCGGCGGATCGGCAATCGGCTGGCCGCGCTCGGGCTCGAGGCGGCGAACTACAACGCGACGATGAGCACGCAGATGACCGAGCGCTTCTCCGCTCCCGGCGCGACCTTGGTGAAGCTGTTCGGCCGGCCGGAGCGGGAGTCTACGGAGTTCGCGGACCGGGCCCGGCGAGTGCGCGACATCGGCGTACGGACCGCGATGGTGCAATGGGTGTTCGTCACCTCCCTGACCTTGGTCTCGGCACTGGCGTTGGCCGTGGTCTACGGACTCGGTGGGTTCTATGCACTGCGCAATCAACTCGACGCGGGCGCCGTTGTGTCGATGGCGTTGCTGCTGACCCGGCTCTACTCGCCGTTGACCGCGCTGGCGAGTGCGCGGCTGGAAGTCATGACCGCGCTGGTCAGCTTCGAGCGGGTCTTCGAGGTGCTCGACCTCGAGCCGCTGATCAAGGACAAGCCGGACGCCGGCACGGTGCCCCAAGGGCCGGTTGCCGTCGAGTTCTCGAACGTCAGCTTCGCGTACCCGTCTGCCGACAAGGTGTCGCTGGCCTCGCTGGAGGAGGTCGCGAAGCTCGACACCCGGGGTGGGGTCGAGGTGCTGCACGACGTCTCGTTCCGGGCAGAGCCTGGTCAGATGATCGCGCTCGTCGGATCGTCGGGGGCCGGGAAGTCGACGATCGCTCAACTGATCCCCCGCCTGTACGACGTCGACTCGGGCGCGGTTCGGCTGGCCGGGGTCGACGTCCGGGACGTGACCGCGACCTCGCTGAAGGAGACGCTGGGGATGGTGACCCAGGACGGGCACCTCTTCCACGACAGCATTCGGGAGAACTTACTGCTCGCCCGCCCCGAAGCATCCGAGGAAGAGCTGTGGGACGCGTTGACCCGGGCTCGTCTCGGTGACTTGATCCGGTCGCTGCCGGATGAGCTCGAGACCGTCGTGGGTGAGCGTGGGTACCGACTGTCCGGTGGTGAGCGGCAGCGGTTGACGATCGCACGGCTGCTGCTGGCTCAACCCCGGGTGGTGATTCTGGACGAGGCAACGGCGGCACTCGACTCGACGTCGGAGGCTGCCGTGCAGGCCGCGCTGGCCGAGGCGCTGGCGGGTAGGACGGCCGTGGTGATCGCCCACCGGCTCTCCACGATCCGCGCGGCCGACCAGATCCTCGTGATCGAGGACGGCCGGATCGTCGAACGCGGGACGCACTCCGAACTGCTCGCGGACGAGGGCCGGTACGAGGAGCTGTACCGGACCCAGTTCGACCAACCGGACGCGGAGGTCTCGGTGGCGACGCGCTGA
- a CDS encoding LysR family transcriptional regulator encodes MTTLRALECLVAVLDTGSVTKAAATLHLSQPALSHQLAGLEREIGTPLLERLPRGVRPTTAGRAVAEDARTALAAADRVLTVGRSVAQGAEGHLRIACAVSMTAALLAPVLRTWHRRRPGIQITLTELTSADALADLVDSGQADLAISPRPTHWQATTDLIGTEEIVAAMTPSHPLAGADSLTFADIPQYRTVGYHPDNGLDSWLTEFASGQGVVLTPVMRTRQTTTAAELAAAGLGIALVPTTALTSGYAGAIRRLDPPLTRDIVVLTPTTDDPVVGAFVKELLRRGLPIPKPIADKLAGSNRENS; translated from the coding sequence ATGACAACGCTGCGAGCCCTCGAGTGTCTGGTCGCCGTGCTCGACACCGGCTCGGTCACGAAGGCCGCCGCCACCCTGCACCTCTCCCAGCCCGCGCTCTCCCACCAACTAGCCGGCCTGGAGCGCGAGATCGGCACTCCCCTCCTCGAACGTCTCCCCCGCGGCGTCCGCCCGACCACCGCCGGCCGCGCCGTCGCCGAAGATGCCCGCACCGCCCTCGCAGCCGCCGACCGAGTCCTCACCGTCGGCCGATCCGTTGCCCAAGGCGCCGAAGGTCACCTCCGCATCGCCTGCGCAGTCAGCATGACCGCCGCCCTCCTAGCCCCCGTACTACGAACCTGGCACCGACGCCGCCCCGGTATCCAAATCACCCTGACCGAACTCACCAGCGCCGACGCACTGGCGGACTTGGTCGATTCCGGTCAGGCCGACCTAGCCATCAGCCCTCGCCCGACCCATTGGCAGGCCACGACAGACCTGATCGGCACGGAGGAGATCGTCGCCGCGATGACCCCCAGCCACCCCCTGGCCGGAGCAGACTCGTTGACCTTCGCCGACATCCCGCAGTACAGGACTGTTGGCTATCACCCGGACAACGGCCTCGACTCCTGGCTGACCGAGTTCGCCTCAGGCCAAGGCGTCGTCCTCACGCCGGTCATGCGAACTCGCCAGACCACCACCGCCGCCGAACTGGCCGCCGCGGGCCTCGGCATCGCCCTCGTCCCCACCACCGCCCTGACCTCCGGGTACGCCGGCGCCATCCGCCGCCTCGATCCCCCACTCACCCGCGACATCGTCGTACTGACCCCGACCACCGACGACCCCGTAGTAGGGGCCTTCGTCAAAGAACTCCTCCGCCGCGGCCTCCCAATCCCCAAACCGATCGCGGACAAACTGGCCGGCTCGAACAGGGAGAATTCCTGA
- a CDS encoding nucleoside hydrolase produces MGGRLDDRGAPMIIDTDIGGDPDDTVAVVAAARNVPELKLVITSDEYGGERARFVRYLLDLVGRPDVKVVEGSDLGNTRLYFVDGMFPADVPRQGTDVVAAVAEVCASTAGPVRWVGMGPLSNLSALQSERPELVAKMVVTQMGGAIDYRDPSRAEHNFRVDPEAVIRMLPVLELWGPRFVVSDVTFTPAMEITTDSPIYKKWAEPDAPPWAKVLKTHNDRWMDRYPGSMQHDGLTLAAATLWPGIRFVQEKVVLDSIARMSRSDDGIEISMSNSVDYSAFMSWLHGCLAFD; encoded by the coding sequence ATGGGCGGCAGGCTGGACGACCGTGGTGCGCCGATGATTATTGATACGGATATCGGTGGGGATCCGGATGACACTGTTGCGGTGGTGGCTGCGGCGCGGAATGTGCCGGAGTTGAAGTTGGTGATCACGAGTGATGAGTACGGCGGGGAGCGGGCGCGGTTTGTTCGGTACTTGCTTGACTTGGTGGGGCGGCCGGATGTGAAGGTGGTCGAGGGGTCGGATCTTGGGAACACCCGGCTGTACTTCGTTGACGGGATGTTTCCGGCCGATGTGCCGAGGCAGGGTACGGATGTTGTCGCCGCGGTTGCGGAAGTGTGCGCGTCGACGGCTGGGCCGGTGCGGTGGGTGGGGATGGGGCCGTTGTCGAATCTGTCGGCTCTGCAGTCGGAGCGGCCTGAGTTGGTCGCGAAGATGGTTGTGACGCAGATGGGTGGGGCGATCGACTATCGGGATCCGTCGCGTGCTGAGCACAACTTCCGGGTTGATCCGGAGGCGGTGATCCGGATGCTGCCTGTGCTGGAGCTTTGGGGTCCCCGCTTTGTGGTCTCCGACGTCACGTTCACGCCGGCCATGGAGATCACCACCGACTCGCCGATCTACAAGAAGTGGGCCGAGCCGGATGCGCCGCCGTGGGCGAAGGTTCTCAAGACGCACAACGATCGCTGGATGGACCGCTATCCGGGCTCGATGCAACACGACGGGTTGACCCTCGCGGCCGCGACCCTTTGGCCGGGCATCCGGTTCGTCCAGGAGAAGGTCGTTCTCGACTCGATCGCGCGGATGAGTCGCAGCGACGACGGCATAGAGATCAGCATGTCGAACAGCGTGGACTACAGCGCGTTCATGTCGTGGCTACATGGCTGCCTTGCTTTCGACTAG
- a CDS encoding SDR family oxidoreductase: MSVELQGKTVVVVGGSSGIGRQIATDAAAAGARVILAGRNPEKLAAFGEPGAAGRAEGRGAAESGPGGIAAVGSGGGGIAGGAIEVAMVDLSDEGSIAALAERLGAVDHVVSVANAGANGPVTGLERDAVVGAFDAKVIGPILLAKHFGPRFAEGGSMLLFSGIVGWRPSAGKTVTAATNGAVSFLASALAVELAPIRVNALSPGIIDSGAWDSLGEGKQKLFEATAAKVPARRVGQLSDVSSAALLALTNPFITGETLHVDGGARFA; the protein is encoded by the coding sequence ATGAGCGTGGAACTGCAGGGCAAGACGGTGGTCGTGGTCGGTGGCAGTTCGGGGATCGGGCGGCAGATCGCGACAGACGCTGCCGCAGCGGGAGCCCGAGTGATCCTGGCGGGCCGAAATCCTGAAAAGTTGGCTGCGTTCGGTGAGCCCGGGGCTGCTGGGAGAGCAGAGGGCCGCGGAGCCGCTGAGAGCGGACCAGGCGGGATCGCGGCTGTTGGGAGCGGTGGGGGCGGGATTGCGGGCGGCGCGATCGAGGTGGCGATGGTGGATCTTTCTGACGAGGGTTCGATCGCCGCGCTGGCAGAGCGGCTGGGGGCGGTCGATCACGTGGTGAGTGTGGCGAATGCTGGTGCCAACGGGCCGGTGACGGGGCTCGAGCGGGACGCCGTGGTGGGTGCGTTCGATGCGAAGGTGATCGGGCCGATTCTGCTCGCCAAGCACTTCGGGCCACGGTTCGCCGAGGGTGGGTCGATGTTGCTGTTCTCGGGGATTGTGGGCTGGAGGCCGTCGGCGGGGAAGACGGTGACGGCGGCAACGAACGGCGCTGTCAGCTTCTTGGCTTCGGCGCTCGCGGTCGAGTTGGCGCCGATCCGGGTGAACGCTCTCTCGCCGGGGATCATCGACTCCGGCGCCTGGGACAGCTTGGGCGAAGGCAAGCAGAAGCTCTTCGAAGCCACCGCCGCCAAGGTGCCGGCACGCCGGGTTGGCCAACTGTCCGACGTCTCGTCAGCAGCCCTACTCGCTCTCACCAACCCGTTCATCACCGGAGAAACCCTCCACGTAGACGGCGGCGCCCGCTTCGCCTGA